Proteins encoded together in one Gigantopelta aegis isolate Gae_Host chromosome 8, Gae_host_genome, whole genome shotgun sequence window:
- the LOC121379813 gene encoding uncharacterized protein F54H12.2-like produces the protein MASYMNKAEVEAHAEELSIFELPRTFTSVEKIYYEDTRPTSQITTENSPVEFNVYGQGIDYIDLKRTKLHVKAKIVKADGSALVKDEKVGPINLWLQSLWSQVDLTLNGKLITTSTNLYPYKSYLKVLLNGTSTAKESSLQSQLYYKDTTDGNTLDGADPINGINSGLVNRGAFCELSHTVGMKGPLCEDFLDIKRYLINGVNLQIKLFRTRPSFHLMAGEDNPDYKVKIEDVYLRVCKVRPNTAIITAHAKTLQNTEAIYPFTRSDIKVASIPRGQLSFHWDHLFQNKCPNKVVVALVSAEAVNGSYTKNPFNFAMYDLDTIALYVNGESLPAQPLHVNNNQYISAYNNLFEGRESIGLDVSRDDFGGGYALYQFTLEPFHLKDGYLDLIKRGNLRLDLQFKKALPETVNCLIYSEDNLLLQIDGARNILYAEP, from the coding sequence ATGGCTTCCTATATGAATAAAGCTGAAGTAGAGGCCCATGCCGAAGAATTATCTATTTTTGAACTTCCACGTACATTCACTTCTGTGGAAAAAATCTATTATGAAGATACGAGACCCACATCTCAGATCACCACAGAAAACAGTCCTGTGGAGTTTAACGTTTATGGACAAGGCATCGATTACATCGACCTGAAACGTACCAAACTACACGTGAAAGCCAAAATCGTCAAAGCCGACGGCAGCGCTTTGGTCAAAGACGAGAAGGTGGGACCCATTAATCTGTGGCTCCAAAGTTTGTGGTCGCAAGTGGATCTGACACTCAATGGAAAACTCATCACCACGTCGACCAATCTGTATCCATACAAGAGTTATCTCAAAGTGTTGTTGAATGGTACGTCCACAGCCAAGGAATCGTCTCTGCAATCTCAACTGTACTACAAAGACACAACAGATGGAAACACTTTGGACGGAGCAGATCCTATAAATGGCATCAATTCGGGACTCGTTAACAGGGGTGCTTTTTGTGAATTGAGTCACACCGTGGGTATGAAAGGACCGCTATGTGAAGactttttagacatcaaacgtTATCTCATCAATGGCGTCAATCTACAGATCAAACTGTTTCGGACCAGGCCTTCCTTTCATCTGATGGCAGGAGAAGATAATCCTGATTACAAAGTCAAGATCGAAGATGTGTACCTCAGAGTCTGCAAAGTGCGACCCAACACAGCCATCATTACGGCCCACGCCAAGACGTTGCAGAACACTGAAGCCATATATCCTTTCACGAGGAGCGACATCAAAGTGGCCTCCATACCCAGGGGACAACTCAGTTTCCATTGGGATCACttgtttcaaaacaaatgtCCAAACAAAGTTGTGGTGGCACTGGTCTCTGCCGAAGCAGTGAATGGCAGTTACACCAAAAATCCATTTAATTTTGCCATGTACGATCTCGACACCATTGCCTTATATGTGAATGGTGAATCATTACCGGCTCAACCTCTGCATGTGAACAACAATCAGTACATCTCGGCCTACAACAATCTGTTTGAGGGGAGAGAATCCATAGGACTGGACGTGTCTAGAGATGATTTTGGAGGGGGATATGCTCTGTATCAATTCACCTTGGAACCTTTCCACTTGAAGGACGGATACCTGGATCTTATAAAAAGGGGTAATCTACGACTGGACTTACAGTTTAAAAAAGCCTTACCAGAAACGGTCAACTGTTTGATCTACTCAGAAGACAACCTTCTGCTTCAAATCGACGGAGCCAGGAACATCTTGTATGCAGAACCATGA
- the LOC121379814 gene encoding uncharacterized protein LOC121379814 — protein sequence MDENEDGEIKEAMDQTDAARDTDASWDEEDCCSRRYLFCHRPEMRHVYTRMQTFGWWPIQLRQKLRELAKAGTCGCYHSSGNDVVETLTEFWKLESRKPKLFQSDSGSEYKNHKVKALLKSHGITQLFALNETKASYAERVIETIKMRLYRYMLKNFTYKYMDVLEKVVYSYNHTKHRMLGQTPASVNQTNEEEVRLSQYLIKPKKVIHKKTKFTFSVGDKVRVSHLRGTFDREYQEKWSGEIFTIERRYWSQSHDLYKLKDWGGDPIEGTFYAAELQKVTENPDQLYRIQDIIKKRTRNKQKEVLVQWFHWPKKYNSWIPEADVVRYQTV from the exons ATGGATGAAAATGAAGATGGTGAAATCAAAGAAGCCATGGATCAAACAGACGCCGCCCGTGACACAGATGCTTCCTGGGATGAAGAAGACTGCTGTTCGAGACGTTACCTGTTCtgccatcgtcccgaaatgCGCCACGTCTACACACGGATGCAGACATTTGGGTGGTGGCCCATACAGTTACGCCAGAAACTGAGGGagctcgccaaggccg GTACTTGTGGGTGCTACCACTCAAGTGGGAACGACGTGGTAGAGACTTTGACAGAATTCTGGAAATTAGAGTCCAGAAAACCCAAACTGTTTCAGTCCGATTCAGGGTCAGAATACAAGAACCATAaggtcaaagcattgttgaagTCGCATGGCATAACACAGCTGTTTGCTCTCAATGAAACCAAAGCAAGTTATGCCGAACGGGTCATTGAAACCATCAAAATGCGTCTCTATcgctacatgttaaaaaacTTTACTTACAAGTACATGGATGTTCTAGAGAAAGTCGTCTATAGTTATAACCACACCAAGCATCGAATGTTAGGTCAAACACCAGCCAGTGTCAATCAAACGAATGAAGAAGAGGTCCGCCTGTCTCAGTACCTGATCAAACCTAAAAAGGTAATCCACAAAAAGACAAAGTTTACCTTTAGCGTGGGTGACAAAGTAAGAGTCAGTCATCTTCGCGGTACATTTGACCGGGAATACCAAGAAAAATGGTCTGGtgaaatatttaccattgaAAGGAGATACTGGTCTCAAAGCCATGACTTGTACAAATTAAAGGACTGGGGTGGCGATCCCATTGAAGGGACATTCTATGCAGCTGAACTTCAAAAGGTGACTGAGAATCCTGATCAACTGTACCGTATCCAAGATATCATAAAAAAGAGAACTCgtaacaaacagaaagaagtgTTGGTGCAATGGTTTCACTGGCCTAAGAAGTACAATTCGTGGATTCCAGAAGCAGACGTTGTTCGATATCAGACAGTATAA